A region of Brevundimonas sp. NIBR10 DNA encodes the following proteins:
- the lpdA gene encoding dihydrolipoyl dehydrogenase has protein sequence MAEFDLIVIGSGPGGYVAAIRASQLGQKVAIVERENLGGICLNWGCIPTKALLKSGEKFESLSHLKEYGLSASGATFDFDAIIQRSRVVAATMSKGITFLMKKNKIEVIEGSAKLEKGAAAPKVVVALKAGGSRTIEAKAVMLAVGARAKAIPQIGLEADGDRIWAYREALAPKKMPASIVVIGSGAIGIEFGSFYRALGAEVTVVEAVDRIMPVEDEEVSKAAQKSFEKRGIKFRTGCKVTAVKKAGKGVHVSIEAGGKAEMLEAEVCISAVGITANTDGIGLEALGVVLDRGHIKIDGHCATNVKGLYAIGDCAGAPWLAHKASHEGIHAAEYIAGYKTPNVVSPIAGCTYAQPQVASVGVTEQGAREAKREVKIGRFPFRVNGKAVAAGEIDGFVKVIFDAKTGALIGAHMIGHEVTEMIQGYVTAITMEATEEDIHGIVYPHPTMSEAMHEAALDAYGRTIHL, from the coding sequence ATGGCCGAGTTTGATCTGATCGTCATCGGTTCCGGTCCGGGCGGATACGTCGCCGCGATCCGCGCCAGCCAGCTGGGCCAGAAGGTCGCGATCGTCGAGCGCGAGAACCTGGGCGGCATCTGCCTGAACTGGGGCTGTATCCCGACCAAGGCCCTGCTGAAGTCGGGCGAGAAGTTCGAATCCTTGAGCCACCTCAAGGAATACGGCCTGTCCGCATCGGGGGCGACCTTCGACTTCGACGCCATCATCCAGCGCTCGCGCGTGGTCGCAGCGACGATGAGCAAGGGCATCACCTTCCTGATGAAGAAGAACAAGATCGAGGTGATCGAGGGCTCGGCCAAGCTGGAGAAGGGCGCAGCGGCCCCGAAGGTCGTGGTGGCGCTGAAGGCCGGCGGATCGCGCACGATCGAGGCCAAGGCGGTCATGCTGGCCGTCGGCGCCCGCGCCAAGGCCATCCCGCAGATCGGCCTGGAAGCCGATGGCGACAGAATCTGGGCCTATCGCGAAGCCCTGGCTCCGAAAAAGATGCCGGCCTCTATCGTCGTGATCGGATCGGGTGCCATCGGCATCGAATTCGGCAGCTTCTATCGCGCCCTGGGTGCTGAAGTGACCGTGGTGGAAGCGGTCGATCGCATCATGCCGGTCGAGGACGAAGAGGTCTCCAAGGCCGCCCAGAAGTCGTTCGAGAAGCGCGGCATCAAGTTCCGCACCGGCTGCAAGGTCACCGCCGTCAAGAAGGCCGGCAAGGGCGTGCACGTCTCCATCGAGGCCGGGGGCAAGGCGGAAATGCTTGAAGCCGAGGTCTGCATCTCTGCGGTCGGCATCACCGCCAATACCGACGGCATCGGGCTGGAGGCGCTGGGCGTCGTGCTGGACCGGGGCCACATCAAGATCGACGGCCACTGCGCCACGAACGTGAAGGGCCTCTACGCCATCGGCGACTGCGCCGGGGCACCCTGGCTGGCGCACAAGGCGTCCCACGAAGGCATCCACGCCGCCGAGTATATCGCGGGCTACAAGACCCCCAACGTCGTCTCGCCGATCGCCGGCTGCACCTATGCCCAACCCCAGGTCGCCTCGGTCGGGGTGACGGAGCAGGGGGCCCGCGAGGCCAAGCGCGAGGTCAAGATCGGCCGCTTCCCCTTCCGGGTGAACGGCAAGGCCGTGGCGGCGGGCGAGATCGACGGCTTCGTCAAGGTCATCTTCGACGCCAAGACCGGCGCCCTGATCGGCGCCCACATGATCGGCCACGAGGTCACCGAGATGATCCAGGGCTATGTCACCGCCATCACCATGGAAGCCACCGAGGAAGACATCCACGGCATCGTCTATCCGCACCCGACCATGTCGGAGGCCATGCACGAGGCGGCGCTGGATGCGTATGGGCGGACGATCCACCTGTAG
- a CDS encoding pyruvate dehydrogenase complex E1 component subunit beta: protein MTDILMPALSPTMEEGTLTKWHIKAGDTVKAGDVIAEIETDKATMEVEAVDEGEVLEILVAEGTEGVKVNALIARLSGDEGAAAPAKAEAPAAAEPAAEAASAEPATAAAPAAAKVELRDPEFPEGTKLIKTTVRDALRDAMAEEMRRDENVFLIGEEVAQYQGAYKVSRELLQEFGDKRVVDTPITEHGFAGLGVGAAMAGLRPIVEFMTFNFAMQAIDHIINSAAKTLYMSGGQIRAPIVFRGPNGAASRVGAQHSQDYSAWYANVPGLKVVAPYDAADAKGLLKAAIRDPNPVVFLEHEMMYGIEFDVPDVEDYVVPIGKAKVRREGTDVTITAHARMVGFALQAAEQLAGEGISCEVIDLRTLRPLDHETVVESVKKTSRLVSAEEGWGPMGVGAEVVARVIEHAFDYLDAPPLRVHQEDVPLPYAANLEILSLPGVDKIVAAVKAVMA, encoded by the coding sequence ATGACCGACATTCTGATGCCGGCGCTCTCGCCCACGATGGAAGAGGGCACGCTGACCAAATGGCACATCAAGGCGGGGGACACGGTCAAGGCCGGTGACGTCATCGCCGAGATCGAGACCGACAAGGCCACGATGGAAGTCGAGGCCGTGGACGAGGGCGAGGTGCTCGAAATCCTGGTCGCCGAGGGGACCGAGGGCGTGAAGGTCAATGCGTTGATCGCGCGCCTATCGGGGGATGAAGGCGCGGCCGCTCCGGCCAAGGCCGAGGCTCCTGCTGCGGCCGAGCCGGCTGCCGAGGCGGCTTCCGCCGAACCGGCCACGGCCGCTGCGCCTGCCGCCGCCAAGGTCGAGCTGCGCGATCCGGAGTTCCCGGAAGGCACCAAGCTGATCAAGACGACCGTGCGCGACGCCCTGCGCGACGCCATGGCCGAGGAAATGCGCCGGGACGAGAACGTCTTCCTGATCGGCGAGGAGGTCGCCCAGTACCAGGGGGCCTACAAGGTCTCTCGCGAACTGCTTCAGGAGTTCGGCGACAAGCGGGTCGTCGATACGCCCATCACCGAGCATGGCTTCGCCGGTCTGGGCGTCGGGGCGGCGATGGCGGGCCTGAGGCCCATCGTCGAGTTCATGACCTTCAACTTCGCCATGCAGGCGATCGACCACATCATCAACTCGGCGGCCAAGACCCTGTACATGTCGGGCGGTCAGATCCGGGCCCCCATCGTGTTCCGGGGTCCAAACGGCGCCGCCAGCCGCGTCGGCGCCCAGCACAGCCAGGACTATTCCGCCTGGTACGCCAACGTCCCCGGGCTGAAGGTCGTCGCCCCCTATGACGCCGCTGACGCCAAGGGGCTGCTGAAGGCCGCGATCCGCGATCCCAACCCGGTCGTCTTCCTCGAGCACGAGATGATGTACGGCATCGAGTTCGATGTGCCGGACGTCGAGGACTATGTCGTGCCGATCGGCAAGGCCAAGGTTCGCCGCGAAGGGACCGACGTCACCATCACGGCCCACGCCCGCATGGTCGGCTTCGCCCTGCAGGCCGCCGAGCAACTGGCAGGCGAAGGCATCAGCTGCGAAGTGATCGACTTGCGGACCCTGCGTCCGCTGGACCATGAGACCGTCGTAGAGAGCGTCAAGAAGACCAGCCGCCTGGTCTCGGCCGAGGAAGGCTGGGGCCCAATGGGCGTCGGCGCAGAGGTCGTGGCGCGGGTGATCGAACACGCGTTCGACTATCTGGATGCGCCGCCGCTGCGGGTGCACCAGGAGGACGTGCCTCTGCCCTATGCCGCCAACCTGGAAATCCTGTCCCTGCCGGGCGTGGACAAGATCGTCGCGGCCGTGAAGGCGGTGATGGCGTGA
- a CDS encoding DUF5076 domain-containing protein, whose product MSQREEFRIETPESVAADPDAIEVTRMWWSKNEPVMSIMPAFNDPAKYGEMLAQAAKHMGHAYAVRKGVDERTAYFRILEGMNAVIKADNVQTQTEPFKTNSLKEASQ is encoded by the coding sequence GTGAGCCAACGCGAGGAGTTCAGGATCGAGACGCCCGAAAGCGTCGCCGCCGACCCGGACGCCATCGAGGTGACCCGGATGTGGTGGTCGAAGAACGAGCCGGTCATGTCGATCATGCCGGCCTTCAACGATCCGGCGAAGTACGGCGAGATGCTGGCCCAGGCGGCGAAACACATGGGCCATGCCTATGCGGTGCGCAAAGGCGTGGACGAGCGAACGGCCTATTTCCGCATCCTGGAAGGCATGAACGCTGTCATCAAGGCGGACAACGTCCAGACCCAGACCGAACCATTCAAGACGAACTCCCTGAAGGAAGCGTCGCAATGA
- a CDS encoding glutathione peroxidase gives MTTVYDFTARAIDGADISLDRFRGQALLIVNTASRCGFTGQYSGLEDLHSRFADQPFEVLGFPCNQFGAQEPGSADEIETFCTTHFGASFPLFDKVEVNGPNRHPLYAWLTEQKKGFLGSRTIKWNFTKFLTDREGRVVGRFAPQVTPGSLEAEIARLL, from the coding sequence ATGACAACGGTATATGACTTCACCGCCCGGGCCATCGATGGCGCCGACATTTCGCTTGACCGGTTCAGGGGGCAGGCGCTCCTGATCGTGAACACGGCCTCGCGCTGTGGCTTCACGGGTCAGTATAGCGGCCTGGAAGACCTCCACAGCCGTTTCGCCGACCAGCCTTTCGAAGTTCTGGGGTTCCCCTGCAATCAGTTCGGCGCGCAGGAGCCCGGGTCGGCGGACGAGATCGAAACCTTCTGCACCACCCATTTCGGAGCGTCCTTTCCCCTGTTCGACAAGGTCGAGGTGAACGGGCCGAACCGTCACCCGCTCTATGCCTGGCTGACCGAACAGAAGAAGGGCTTTCTGGGTTCACGGACCATCAAGTGGAACTTCACGAAATTCCTGACGGATCGAGAGGGCAGGGTCGTCGGCAGGTTTGCCCCGCAGGTCACGCCTGGCTCGCTTGAAGCCGAGATCGCCCGCCTCTTATAA
- a CDS encoding septum formation initiator family protein, with amino-acid sequence MKPYSLSAFLLLLVVYLGVQALTGQRGLLSGSARDELLQQRQAQLAELTEARADLEVRARYMRTGSLSRDLLEERARVVLGFADPRDYVVRVSAPVVPLTKPVTS; translated from the coding sequence ATGAAGCCGTATTCGTTGTCCGCGTTCCTGCTGTTGCTGGTCGTCTATCTGGGCGTCCAGGCCCTGACGGGGCAGCGTGGACTCCTGAGCGGGTCTGCGCGCGATGAGTTGCTGCAACAGCGTCAGGCCCAGCTGGCCGAACTGACCGAAGCCCGAGCCGATCTGGAAGTCCGTGCCCGCTATATGCGCACCGGCAGTCTGTCGCGCGACCTGCTGGAGGAGCGGGCCCGCGTCGTGCTGGGTTTCGCTGATCCACGCGACTATGTGGTGCGGGTCAGCGCACCTGTGGTACCGCTCACAAAACCTGTCACGTCCTGA
- a CDS encoding DUF3667 domain-containing protein yields MSESDPGPCPACNVPLMGRYCYDCGQDTRIRPRPLRQMVLEILSETSVIDSKLARTAAALVVEPARLLGSYRSGASSRYVTPIKIFVVTTALFLLTLNFSGVMIYQYVREVLPGQGTIVATADPDGVTVHVTATVEEVRWMQRRVTPDIDPRITRAMTEAAARATTAMDRENLEYDIQADREQSVVSERLAAWLPNAVWLLMPAYAGWLALFFGRRRLFVEHLVFSMWAHSTAFILLIGLALVNKWGGGLPVWLVLPPYLAYVAIAAQRFYGLGWVDTIWRVGLHTGLYFLLVLAPAAIVVAITAMDFNAFLEFMQA; encoded by the coding sequence GTGTCTGAGTCCGACCCCGGTCCCTGTCCCGCCTGCAACGTCCCACTGATGGGCCGATATTGCTACGACTGCGGGCAGGACACCCGCATCCGACCGCGTCCGCTGCGACAGATGGTGCTGGAAATCCTCTCCGAGACCAGCGTGATCGACAGCAAGCTGGCCAGGACCGCTGCGGCGCTGGTCGTGGAGCCGGCCCGGCTACTGGGGTCCTATCGCTCGGGTGCCAGCAGCCGCTACGTCACGCCGATCAAGATCTTCGTGGTGACGACCGCCCTGTTCCTGCTGACCCTGAACTTCAGCGGCGTGATGATCTACCAGTACGTTCGCGAGGTCTTGCCGGGGCAGGGGACGATCGTGGCCACGGCCGATCCCGATGGTGTGACCGTCCACGTTACTGCCACCGTCGAGGAAGTCCGGTGGATGCAACGCCGGGTGACGCCCGACATCGATCCCCGGATCACCCGGGCGATGACCGAAGCCGCAGCGCGCGCCACAACCGCCATGGACCGGGAGAACCTGGAGTACGACATCCAGGCCGATAGGGAGCAGTCGGTGGTCTCGGAACGTCTGGCGGCCTGGCTGCCGAACGCCGTGTGGTTGCTGATGCCGGCCTATGCGGGGTGGCTGGCGCTGTTCTTCGGACGCCGGCGGCTGTTCGTGGAACACCTCGTGTTCAGCATGTGGGCCCATTCGACCGCCTTCATCCTGCTGATCGGTCTGGCCCTGGTCAACAAATGGGGTGGGGGTCTGCCGGTGTGGTTGGTGTTGCCGCCCTACCTTGCCTATGTCGCGATCGCGGCGCAGCGGTTCTACGGCCTTGGATGGGTTGATACGATCTGGCGCGTCGGTCTTCACACCGGGCTGTATTTCCTGCTGGTCCTCGCGCCGGCGGCCATCGTCGTCGCCATCACGGCCATGGACTTCAACGCCTTCCTCGAATTCATGCAGGCATGA
- a CDS encoding pyruvate dehydrogenase complex dihydrolipoamide acetyltransferase, with the protein MTDILMPALSPTMEEGVLAKWHVKAGDVVKAGDVIAEIETDKATMEVEAVDEGTITDILVAEGTEGVKVNTPIARLAEEGGAAAPAAKTAPAAEALKAEAPKAAEPAKPAAAPVPSAVPAAKAASGERVFSSPLARRLAAQAGVDLKSVKGTGPHGRVVKRDVEAAGKGGTTASAPAAAPSGIEPAKVQSLAQMGIPDGSYDLIPLDGMRKAIARRMVGSIQQVPHFPLTIDVEIDALLAARVKVNALLEKTGVKVSVNDFVIKAAAMALKAVPEANASYSPEGIAMHHHADVAMAVAIDGGLITPIIFKAETKTLSQIAVESKDLAKRAREKKLKPEEFQGGTFSVSNLGMFGIKAFSSIINEPQGAIMSVGAGEQRPVVKNGQLAVATVMTVTVTCDHRVVDGATGARFLQAFKPLIEDPVTMLA; encoded by the coding sequence ATGACCGACATCCTGATGCCCGCCCTGTCGCCCACGATGGAAGAGGGCGTTCTGGCCAAGTGGCACGTCAAGGCCGGCGACGTGGTCAAGGCCGGCGACGTCATCGCCGAGATCGAGACCGACAAGGCGACGATGGAGGTCGAGGCCGTGGACGAGGGCACGATCACCGACATCCTGGTCGCTGAAGGGACCGAGGGGGTCAAGGTCAACACCCCGATCGCGCGTCTGGCCGAAGAGGGCGGGGCGGCTGCGCCGGCGGCCAAGACTGCGCCCGCTGCCGAGGCCCTGAAGGCGGAAGCCCCCAAGGCCGCTGAACCCGCCAAGCCCGCCGCCGCGCCCGTTCCGTCTGCGGTACCCGCCGCCAAGGCTGCATCCGGCGAGCGCGTGTTCTCTTCGCCCCTGGCGCGCCGTCTGGCCGCCCAAGCCGGTGTCGATCTGAAATCGGTCAAGGGCACCGGGCCGCACGGCCGCGTGGTCAAGCGCGACGTCGAGGCCGCCGGCAAGGGTGGGACTACCGCCTCGGCCCCGGCCGCTGCGCCCTCGGGCATCGAACCGGCCAAGGTCCAGAGCCTGGCCCAGATGGGCATCCCGGACGGCAGCTATGACCTGATCCCGCTGGACGGAATGCGCAAGGCCATCGCGCGCCGCATGGTCGGCTCGATCCAGCAGGTGCCGCACTTCCCCCTGACCATCGACGTCGAGATCGACGCCCTGCTGGCCGCGCGGGTCAAGGTGAACGCCTTGCTGGAGAAGACCGGCGTCAAGGTCTCGGTCAACGACTTCGTCATCAAGGCCGCCGCCATGGCGCTGAAGGCCGTTCCCGAAGCCAACGCCAGCTATTCGCCCGAAGGCATCGCCATGCATCACCATGCCGATGTGGCCATGGCGGTGGCGATCGACGGCGGGCTGATTACTCCGATCATCTTCAAGGCCGAAACCAAGACCCTGTCGCAGATCGCTGTAGAATCGAAGGATCTGGCCAAGCGGGCGCGCGAGAAGAAGCTCAAGCCCGAGGAATTCCAGGGCGGCACCTTCAGTGTGTCCAACCTGGGCATGTTCGGCATCAAGGCCTTCAGCTCGATCATCAACGAGCCCCAGGGCGCGATCATGAGCGTGGGGGCGGGCGAGCAGCGGCCGGTCGTGAAGAACGGTCAGTTGGCCGTGGCGACCGTGATGACCGTCACGGTCACCTGCGATCACCGCGTCGTCGACGGCGCGACGGGCGCGCGGTTCCTGCAAGCCTTCAAGCCCCTGATCGAAGACCCGGTGACGATGCTGGCGTGA
- a CDS encoding DUF3291 domain-containing protein has translation MTLGRHLAQLNLARLTHPMDGPEMADFVAALDNINALAERSSGFVWRLVGDGDDATDVRAEGFDDVLVNMSVWSGIEPLRQFVYKTAHAAVMARRSKWFPSFGGAYYVLWWIDEGHVPTVAEAVSRLRQLDAEGDGPDAFTFDRPFAADGAPLALPEIIKDCA, from the coding sequence GTGACCTTGGGTCGGCACCTCGCCCAGCTCAATCTCGCGCGCCTGACCCACCCGATGGACGGGCCGGAGATGGCCGACTTCGTCGCGGCCCTGGACAACATCAATGCTCTTGCGGAGCGTTCATCGGGATTTGTCTGGCGGCTGGTCGGAGACGGCGACGACGCGACCGACGTGCGGGCCGAAGGGTTCGACGACGTTCTGGTGAACATGTCGGTGTGGTCCGGGATCGAACCGCTGCGACAGTTCGTCTACAAGACCGCCCACGCGGCGGTAATGGCGCGGCGGTCCAAATGGTTTCCGTCGTTCGGCGGTGCCTACTATGTCCTGTGGTGGATCGACGAGGGTCACGTACCGACCGTCGCCGAGGCCGTCAGCCGATTGAGACAACTCGACGCCGAGGGCGACGGCCCCGACGCCTTTACATTCGACCGGCCGTTCGCGGCCGACGGCGCGCCGCTCGCGTTGCCCGAGATCATCAAGGATTGTGCATGA
- the pdhA gene encoding pyruvate dehydrogenase (acetyl-transferring) E1 component subunit alpha → MAKAPAKTAPKAAAKIPNTPTASKEDLLRYYREMVLIRRFEERAGQLYGMGLIGGFCHLYIGQEAVAVGVQESVKQGHDKIITGYRDHGHMLAAGMDPKEVMAELTGRSGGSSKGKGGSMHMFDVPTGFYGGHGIVGAQVALGTGLAFAGRYRGDDSVSFIYFGDGASNQGQVYESFNMAQLWKLPAIYIIENNQYAMGTSIERSSSTTELYMRGASFGIPGEQVDGMDVLAVKDAVARAVARAREGGGPFILEVKTYRYRGHSMSDPAKYRSKEEVDEVKKTRDPIDHIKMLLDEAGAKEDELKAIDAEIKAIVAEAVQFAQESPEPDPSELYTDVYLEA, encoded by the coding sequence ATGGCGAAAGCCCCCGCGAAGACCGCCCCCAAAGCCGCCGCCAAAATCCCCAACACGCCGACCGCGTCGAAAGAGGATCTGCTGCGCTACTATCGTGAGATGGTGCTGATCCGCCGGTTCGAGGAACGGGCGGGCCAGCTGTACGGCATGGGTCTGATCGGCGGCTTCTGCCACCTGTATATCGGTCAGGAAGCGGTGGCCGTGGGCGTTCAGGAGAGCGTCAAACAGGGCCACGACAAGATCATCACCGGCTATCGCGACCACGGCCACATGCTGGCCGCCGGGATGGATCCCAAGGAAGTCATGGCTGAGCTGACCGGTCGCTCGGGCGGATCGTCCAAGGGCAAGGGCGGCTCGATGCACATGTTCGACGTGCCGACCGGCTTCTATGGCGGGCACGGGATCGTGGGGGCGCAGGTGGCGCTGGGCACCGGTCTGGCCTTTGCCGGTCGCTATCGCGGCGACGATTCGGTCAGCTTCATCTATTTCGGCGACGGGGCCTCGAACCAGGGTCAGGTCTACGAGAGCTTCAACATGGCCCAGCTGTGGAAGCTGCCGGCCATCTACATCATCGAGAACAACCAGTACGCCATGGGGACCTCGATTGAGCGGTCCTCGTCGACGACCGAACTCTATATGCGTGGTGCCTCGTTCGGCATTCCGGGCGAGCAGGTCGACGGAATGGACGTGCTGGCGGTCAAGGACGCGGTGGCCCGTGCGGTCGCGCGCGCCCGTGAAGGCGGCGGTCCCTTCATCCTGGAGGTGAAGACCTATCGCTATCGCGGTCACTCGATGTCCGATCCGGCCAAATACCGGTCCAAGGAAGAGGTCGATGAGGTCAAGAAGACCCGCGACCCGATCGACCACATCAAGATGCTGCTCGACGAAGCCGGGGCCAAGGAAGACGAGCTGAAGGCCATCGATGCCGAGATCAAGGCGATCGTGGCCGAGGCCGTGCAGTTCGCCCAGGAGAGCCCGGAGCCGGACCCGTCCGAGCTCTATACCGACGTGTACCTGGAGGCGTGA